The DNA region AACATTGACGAAGCTAACATTACCCGAAAGGAGGGACTTATGTCCAAAGTATTTGTAATTGATACTGAAAAAAGACCATTAGACCCAATCCATTCAGCCCAAGCTAGACAACTATTAAGAAACGGTAAAGCAGCAGTTTACCGCCGTTTTCCGTTCACCATTATTCTCAAAAAATCACATTCAGATTTATCAGTAACACCACTGCGATTAAAGCTTGATCCTGGAGCTAAAACAACAGGGATTATATTGGTCAACGATACTACTGGGGAAGTTATATTTGCAGCCGAACTAAAACATAGAGGCTTTGCAATTAGAGATGCTTTAACTTATAGGAGACAGTTGAGAAGTAGCAGAAGAAGCCGTAAAACTAGATACCGTAAACCAAGATTCTTAAACAGAATACGTCCAAAAGGGTGGTTAGCACCGAGCTTACAAAGTCGTGTTGAAAATATCAAAACATGGGTTAATAAGCTACGTAAAATTGCACAAATTGAAGCAATTAGCCAGGAATTAGTACGCTTTGATATGCAATTAATGCGTAATCCAGATATCCAAGGAAAGGAGTATCAACAAGGTACTTTGACTGGTTACGAAATCAGAGAATATTTACTTGAAAAATGGAGTAGACAATGCGCTTACTGTGATGCTAAAGACGTTCCACTACAGATAGAACATATTCACCCAAGAGCCAAAGGAGGCAGTAATTCGATTACTAACCTGACTCTAAGTTGTGAAAAATGCAACACAAAGAAAGAAATTAAGGATATCAAAGAGTTCCTAAAAAAAGACAAAACAAGGCTAGCAAAAATATTGGCTCAAACAAAAAAAACATTAACTGATGCAGCAGCAGTAAACACAACTCGTTTTGCATTGCTAGAGGCTCTAAAAGCAACTGGATTAACAATAGAAACAGGTTCTGGTGGATTAACAAAGTTTAATCGTAGCCAACAGAATCTAGAAAAAACTCATTGGTTAGATGCTGCTTGTGTTGGTAAATCAACGCCCAAATTGATTATTAAAGGTGTTAAACCATTGTTGATTATAGCTAACGGTCATGGTACTAGGCAATTATGTCGCACAGATAAATACGGTTTTCCAAATCGTCATTGTTCAAGAGCTAAATTTCACTTTGGTTTTCAGACTGGAGACATTGTTAAAGCTGTTGTTAAAACTGGTAAGAAAGTTGGTGAATATATTGGGAGAATTGCAACTCGTGCAACAGGGAGTTTCAACATCTCTACTAAAAACGGATTAGTTCAAGGAATTAGTCACAAATATTGTTCAGTAATTCACAAAAAAGATGGCTACTCATATACACAATAAAAGATTTAGAAATTACTCAACTGTTTCCCTTACGGTTTCTGCTATGCAGAAAAGTGGTCAGGAAACGTTTCGTAATTTTTCTCCCATTCCTCCCACCACTAATCGGAGTAACGATATAGTGGGGGTCTCTTGGGAGGTTTAGATGAAAATCTTGCTTGTAGATGATGACGATTTATTAATTAAGATCCTGACTAGAAATCTGGCAACCCATCACTATGTTGTAGATGTCGTCAAAGATGGGGAAATGGGTTGGACTTATAGCTCCACCTTTGAGTATGACTTGATTGTACTAGATATCATGCTGCCGAAATTGGATGGCATTAGCTTATGCAAGCGTCTGCGGACAGAGGGATACACCGTCCCAATTCTGTTACTTACAGCTCAAGATAACATTACTGCCAAAGTGCAGGGATTGGATGCAGGTGCAGATGACTATGTTGTAAAACCTTTCAATCCCATAGAACTGATTGCTAGGATTCGGGCATTGCTGAGGCGGGGAAGTAATAATCCCTTTCCTTTACTGACTTGGGGGGATTTGCTCCTTAACCCCAGTACTTGTGAAGTGACCTACAATGGC from Nostoc commune NIES-4072 includes:
- the iscB gene encoding RNA-guided endonuclease IscB, whose translation is MSKVFVIDTEKRPLDPIHSAQARQLLRNGKAAVYRRFPFTIILKKSHSDLSVTPLRLKLDPGAKTTGIILVNDTTGEVIFAAELKHRGFAIRDALTYRRQLRSSRRSRKTRYRKPRFLNRIRPKGWLAPSLQSRVENIKTWVNKLRKIAQIEAISQELVRFDMQLMRNPDIQGKEYQQGTLTGYEIREYLLEKWSRQCAYCDAKDVPLQIEHIHPRAKGGSNSITNLTLSCEKCNTKKEIKDIKEFLKKDKTRLAKILAQTKKTLTDAAAVNTTRFALLEALKATGLTIETGSGGLTKFNRSQQNLEKTHWLDAACVGKSTPKLIIKGVKPLLIIANGHGTRQLCRTDKYGFPNRHCSRAKFHFGFQTGDIVKAVVKTGKKVGEYIGRIATRATGSFNISTKNGLVQGISHKYCSVIHKKDGYSYTQ